One window of the Candidatus Eisenbacteria bacterium genome contains the following:
- a CDS encoding T9SS type A sorting domain-containing protein, which translates to MRTALRVPPIPVFALALAVSILLAPASQAATPDHGDMSPTGATTLTWHGGPFTESTSDPIGADCTNSTCDDFLLNLTGTDASIHKVTVQINWTNPLNDLDLHAFNSAGTEIAVDGQAVGNSEHISFAGAPDIYRISVLVYRAVNESYTAAATLVTGSPEPPNELRTATYNHFDFGFKPEVNLPDQERSPIFIDQDLEPEIEIDRFGTIYIGAIRGVPGGVDFWRSDDGGTSFTFKGQPDGTQSPTPTPNPPPEGGLGGGDVDLALGDPFFVVPPVAGMPGIQSTGRVYVTSLWLGSATMSVSVDRGDHWTPFPFTTAQLDRQWNVARGEKTVYMSLRKLAQAELGQHDIYVAQSDDGGATWPKGSFVQDPATGVGDDVGGNSALQSDGTMLGTFVSRNKRDLYVWRTPKYPAAGPANIPVGTMDAPVFAPNTFDTGLIFHGAGARTTSNRFPIMTVDQGDNIHIVFSDRHDIFLMSCPAGANPTLAVSWTKPVPLNAPGVAGFEFTRTCVLPWVHGGAAGKVAVIWYGTDVAGDPDTPAFETDQVPWKLIYAQVENALADKPDIYIDVASKQGGGVVHKGQICLRGLGCPNGTRELAEYSSLTVDNEGFPNIIYEADIINGVNPPSTAAICFFTKGVNRPLGSSTGVTELDCHDPAVTQSGGWHDIDDVRATDGHYCRNVGANKKNPRAYLEFHYTGTQVDLEIARGPRGGNAEVLIDGTSRGIVSFNRPPSDPLHPDQSGKNDLTFGEFVSFPTSAGAHIFRLNAMNDASSPGDMLYVDGFVITGGAGSGAGNPTENTITFTGTAPAGVLGTPAIVVEHVTTTKRTQLLEGVLEVPEELAGGRELKIFDPLGALIGDAANLLPTGSLQVIPTAPGTYAVAVVNASTAAMPYTLRVVTTNATSGRLAAAMPNSGDTHSHGAIADPVDGQAVMRYALEQAGHVVIRVYDISGRLVRTFAEDQAAGNYGISWDGRLADGRRVPSGIYFYRVALPNGKETVQKTAILR; encoded by the coding sequence ATGCGGACAGCCTTGCGCGTTCCTCCGATCCCCGTCTTTGCGTTGGCTCTGGCCGTTTCGATCCTGCTCGCACCCGCATCCCAGGCGGCGACCCCCGATCACGGCGACATGTCGCCCACCGGTGCGACGACCCTGACCTGGCACGGCGGCCCCTTCACCGAATCGACGTCCGACCCGATCGGCGCCGACTGCACCAACTCGACCTGCGATGACTTCCTTCTCAACCTGACGGGCACGGACGCGTCGATTCACAAGGTGACGGTGCAGATCAATTGGACGAACCCGCTCAACGATCTCGATCTTCACGCCTTCAACAGCGCCGGCACGGAGATCGCCGTGGACGGCCAGGCGGTGGGGAACTCGGAGCACATTTCATTCGCCGGCGCTCCGGACATCTATCGCATCTCGGTGCTCGTCTACCGTGCGGTCAACGAGTCGTACACCGCGGCCGCCACGCTCGTGACGGGCTCGCCCGAGCCTCCGAATGAGCTCCGGACGGCGACGTACAACCACTTCGACTTTGGCTTCAAGCCCGAGGTGAACCTCCCCGACCAGGAACGGAGCCCCATCTTCATCGACCAGGACCTCGAGCCCGAGATCGAGATCGACCGCTTCGGCACGATTTACATTGGAGCCATCCGCGGAGTGCCGGGTGGTGTGGACTTCTGGCGTTCCGACGACGGGGGCACATCCTTCACCTTCAAGGGTCAGCCGGACGGGACCCAGAGTCCTACCCCGACGCCGAATCCGCCTCCGGAAGGTGGGCTGGGAGGCGGCGACGTCGACTTGGCGCTCGGCGATCCGTTCTTCGTCGTGCCTCCGGTGGCAGGCATGCCGGGTATCCAGTCCACGGGGCGCGTCTACGTGACGAGCCTCTGGCTCGGCTCGGCCACGATGTCGGTCTCTGTGGACCGCGGTGATCACTGGACCCCGTTCCCCTTCACCACCGCGCAGCTCGACCGGCAGTGGAACGTCGCGCGCGGAGAGAAGACCGTCTACATGAGCCTCCGGAAGCTCGCCCAGGCCGAACTCGGCCAGCACGACATCTATGTGGCCCAGTCGGACGACGGAGGGGCGACGTGGCCGAAAGGCTCTTTCGTTCAGGATCCGGCCACGGGCGTGGGGGACGACGTCGGAGGGAACAGCGCGCTCCAGAGCGACGGAACGATGCTCGGAACCTTCGTGAGCCGGAACAAGCGTGATCTTTACGTGTGGCGCACTCCCAAGTATCCCGCGGCCGGTCCCGCGAACATCCCGGTCGGCACGATGGACGCGCCGGTCTTCGCGCCGAACACATTCGACACCGGCCTCATCTTCCACGGCGCCGGAGCGCGCACGACGAGCAACCGGTTCCCGATCATGACCGTGGACCAGGGCGATAACATCCATATTGTCTTTTCCGACCGGCACGACATCTTCCTCATGAGCTGCCCAGCAGGCGCGAATCCGACCCTGGCCGTGAGCTGGACCAAACCCGTTCCGCTCAACGCGCCTGGGGTCGCCGGTTTCGAGTTCACGCGCACGTGCGTGCTGCCGTGGGTCCACGGCGGCGCGGCCGGGAAGGTCGCGGTGATCTGGTACGGAACCGACGTAGCGGGCGATCCCGACACGCCGGCCTTCGAGACGGACCAGGTGCCGTGGAAGCTCATCTACGCGCAGGTCGAAAACGCCCTGGCTGACAAGCCGGACATTTATATCGACGTGGCGAGCAAGCAGGGCGGAGGGGTCGTTCACAAGGGCCAGATCTGCCTCCGCGGATTGGGCTGCCCGAACGGCACCCGGGAGCTTGCGGAATATTCTTCGCTGACCGTCGACAACGAGGGTTTCCCGAACATCATCTATGAAGCGGACATCATCAACGGCGTGAATCCGCCATCAACCGCGGCCATCTGTTTCTTCACCAAAGGAGTCAACCGCCCGCTCGGGAGCAGCACGGGGGTGACCGAGCTCGATTGCCACGATCCCGCCGTCACGCAGTCTGGCGGCTGGCACGATATCGATGATGTTCGCGCCACCGACGGCCACTACTGCCGCAACGTCGGCGCGAACAAGAAAAACCCGCGGGCCTACCTCGAATTCCACTACACGGGAACGCAGGTGGATCTCGAAATCGCGCGGGGGCCACGCGGCGGGAACGCGGAGGTCCTGATCGACGGAACATCGAGGGGGATCGTGAGCTTCAACCGCCCGCCTTCCGATCCTTTGCATCCGGATCAGTCCGGAAAGAATGACCTGACTTTCGGAGAGTTCGTGAGCTTCCCCACCTCCGCCGGGGCACACATCTTCCGGCTCAACGCAATGAACGACGCCAGCAGCCCGGGCGACATGCTTTACGTGGACGGCTTCGTCATCACCGGAGGGGCCGGGTCGGGCGCGGGCAATCCGACCGAGAATACGATCACATTTACCGGAACCGCGCCCGCTGGGGTCCTGGGGACGCCCGCGATCGTGGTGGAGCACGTCACGACGACGAAGAGGACACAGCTGCTCGAGGGCGTGCTCGAAGTTCCGGAGGAACTGGCGGGCGGCCGCGAGCTCAAGATCTTCGATCCGCTCGGTGCCCTGATCGGCGACGCGGCGAATCTTCTCCCGACCGGCTCGCTCCAAGTGATTCCGACCGCTCCCGGAACCTACGCGGTCGCGGTCGTGAACGCGAGCACTGCGGCGATGCCGTACACGCTTCGGGTGGTGACGACCAATGCGACCTCGGGGCGTCTGGCGGCGGCCATGCCGAATTCGGGCGACACGCATTCGCACGGCGCGATAGCGGATCCCGTGGACGGTCAAGCGGTCATGCGATACGCCCTGGAGCAGGCGGGACACGTGGTGATCCGCGTCTACGACATATCGGGACGGCTCGTCCGCACGTTCGCGGAGGATCAAGCCGCCGGAAATTACGGGATCAGCTGGGACGGCCGATTGGCCGACGGACGCCGGGTCCCGAGCGGTATCTACTTCTATCGCGTGGCATTGCCCAACGGGAAAGAGACGGTCCAGAAGACCGCGATTCTTCGTTAG